The genomic region TCCTTTTATACTTCGAATCCATTTTCCACTTCTTCCAAACTTTCCTCTCCAGTCCCGGTGCAGCCCGTTTCGCCGCCGGGTTCAGCGGCGGCGTCACGGCTATTTCCGCAGTGTGTTTGTTTTTCGCGGCCGCCAACTTTTTTTACTCCGCCGGGCCGCTGCATTACGACATGGCTCAACGGATGGTGGGGTCGGTTAATGACTGGTCGACCGTGAAGCTAGCGCTTGATATTGGGTGCGGCAGAGGGATTCTTCTCAATGCGGTGGCGACCCAACTGAAAAAAACTGGTAGTTCGGGTCGGGTTGTTGGGTTGGATCCGTCTAAACGAACTACTTTGTCTACGCTACGAACCGCCAACGTTGAAGGTTTGtaacaaaaagaaaatttattatttaattacaatctttatttatttttttgcccTAAAAAtggtgattttgaaaattgaaaacaGGTGTGGGGGAGTATGTGACGTGCAGGGAAGGCGATGTGAGGAGCCTCCCGTTTGGGGATAACTACTTCGACGTGGTGGTTTCCGCCGTGTTCGTGCACACCGTTGGGAAAGAATACGGCCACCGGACGGTGGAAGCAGCGGCGGAGAGGATGAGGGTGTTGGGGGAGATGGTGAGGGTGTTGAAGCCCGGTGGAGTGGGGGTTTTGTGGGACCTCCTCCACGTGCCGGAATACGTGCGGCGGTTGCAAGAACTGAAGATGGAAGACATTAGGGTTTCGGAGCGTGTAACTGCCTTCATGGTTAGCAGCCACATGGTATCATTTCGGAAGCCGAGTCAGCATGTTGTGGGTCCCGGTGAAGTCCGCTTGGACTGGAGATGCTGACATGGAAATTATCCAAGTGAAATTATAAGTAAAAATATATACTccctagttatatatatatatattatatgaaaaacggattaagaaaaatgaaaaattatacataaaattgagagcctttatttttatttttttaaaattctggGGAGACGAAGCCAAACCAGAtgtttttgttaaaaaataatatatacgtaatatggTTATCAATTATAAATATACTAATGTAGTTGGAAGTTGTGAATAAtgaattaagttttatttttcaatttttggtcatgatttCCTTTTCTATTATTCCAACTTTGATGAAAAGTTTATTATATAATTCtccattatttttaataaataggtAAAATTTGAACATCTTCcaaaaaatgataattatgtatTTATAAAAGTCGAGATATCcaaatttttagggttttattttatgtaaaactataattaaattttattatgatttgagtttataaatatattattgtgacttaaaaaatataatacaaaaataataaaaaatttttgaAGGAAAATAAAAGTGGAAAATGAGAGAAGAGAGAGATATGCTTGTAGGTGTGATTTGGACATAGTGGAGGTTGTGAGTTAGATTAGATGTGATAAATGGTGTAGGGTTAAAGGTATCATTGTCAAATAGAACATGTTCAAAGATGAATTTAGTGGGAGATTTAGTTATTATGTTTATATCGTGTCTTAAGTTGGTATTATGAATTAAATtacagtttatttatttattttattatagaaatagtaaataaaatgtatttttaaaattttagattttttttttctagaaGGCGAACAAGCTATTGCAAATTCTATTTAGGATAAAATTGGTTTCGGTACTTAGCTTGAATCAAAGTTATCTCTAGCTATAAGTGTGAACACTTTGCCCATGTTGATTTGTCCTCATTATATAATTTGCAATTTAACATCCTTAATAGAATCATGCCCCATCTCCTAAACACTATCACATGAATATTGTGTGTTCTTCTGCTCCATTTTAATTGAAGCATTGTATGTATTTTTGTCTTTATTATGATAATAAAGTACAACTGATGAATGATAAAGAACTTATATtcgaataaaattaaattttaattaaaaaataagtgAAATATAGAGTAATGGTACAAAAGCATCCATGTATTCAGTCATTTTTAAtcaatttctttattttattttttttaaaaatgttttgcCAGTAATTAGATCTTGGAAGTCTTGAGATCAAAGTAAGAAAAAAAAGGTGAAAGATGGGTGCATAATTAATAATTAGTTCAGAGAAAACACATTAATTGCAGCATGTGTGTTTTCACTTTAAGGTAAATTTTGTAGTTGAAGCTTGAAGCATGAATCAAGGTCCATGCTTTCATGCATTAAATGTTGTTTTTGTCTTCTTGTCCAAATAATTTAATTGTTCCATGTGTCTCTGTGTCCTCCCTAATATCTCTCAAATTTGCACCATTTATTCATTTAACCTTTCCCGAAAATCCTTCTTAATGGGGAACCTCAATGTTTTGTCTTGATTTCTGGGAAATGTAAATATAACTGTTTTCTATtacaaacacacatatatattaaaatatttcaaataaattgaaaatttattttcaagttTAATCTAATCACTCTGACTCCTTTTACTgtacaaataataacaaaaatatttaaaatatttttattctttaattgtattttaattttgatcCGAGATAGCTGGCAAGATTTAATAAGTTCCCTGATTAAGGCCAAATCTGTGGATACTTCTACTCTTTAActgtataatatattatatataatacatgtaaaaaataatttatttagattaatattttaacgatctaattatcatattttatattttacttaTGTCAAATTTAATGTAAATTCAGTATTTTATATTAATGTGATGGGAAATATcgaattagtttaaaattttacatggATGGCAAGTAAAATTATAATCATAAATTTAACTGTTGAATCGTTAAAATATTAATAgtacaaaaatatacaaaaagTGTAAATAAATCCTCCTAAAAATAATTCTAAAAGAATAAACTTGTTTGTTTTGTGCCAAGGACCTATCATAACATCAGAAGGGTGCAACTATAGATTACCTTTATTATGAGGTAATTGTTAAACAAatggataaaaataaaattctcatTTATAGATGAAAAAATTTAAGGGATAAATTGCATtcaacaaatataaaaatatttaaaacaagcTTTTTTTCTCAACTTccttttaaaaaatcatttaattaaaaaaaattaaattgcctaCAATTATAAATCAGCTTCTACAACATGATCATCTGAATTATCAATTAACATCTCAGTTCTGAAAAGTAATTTTAGGTATGGAATTACTTTAGGGAGCACATGCAAATCAGCCAAGTTTATAGTCATTAGGTCAAAAGCTATGCAGGTTTTGTGCATGCTTATTTCATCCAATACAGGGACTTTTGGGTACCTTTGGCTGAAGTGTGTAAGAATGACACGATATGCGGCAGCCGAGTTTCCTACTTCTATAGCTTCCTTTGTTGTACTGTGATTCTTTGCTATGGCCTCCCCTGCCATGCCATCCTCAAAAGTTGCCTGCATATCCCAAAAAGCAAATGAAGTTAATAGCCACATAATTTTCAATTCATGAGTTCAATGGTCCCTCCAAGGAGAAAAAACCAAATAGAGGTCATCTAATCTTTACAAGTATTTGCTTTATATCAATTCTTCATTTGCATtcgttaaaataatttaaaaggaaAGGAACACTAAGGATCTGTTCGATTTTCTTTATTCACAACTTCCGTAGGTACTTGCCTCATGTATAAGAATAGTAGCTCCCTgagatgcttctaccatttctgAGCATGGTCGAGTATCACCGGAGTACACAACTTTCCAACCTGGTATTGCTTTTCCGATACTGTTTATTCTGTCAGCAGCTTTCAGGACAACACCGAATGACTCTGGGCAGTGCACAACAGGAAAACTGATGAGCCTTTCAATTCCTGCTTCGTTGAGAACTTTCTTCAGACGGTTTAGTAAAGCAAAAGTTTCAACTTTGGCAACCGGAACACTTAGTTTTAATCTTTTTGAACTGCCCTGCGAACAACTTTCTCTACTTGAAGTTCAGTTACCATTCTTTACATCTTCATCCCTTTCAAGAACCAATTCATTATTTTTGTTTGATTCATTATCTAACTCAAAAGTTTCCCATGAAAATAATGTAGTGGCTTTATTATCCAAGAACTGCATATCTAAATCTTCAAGTCTTTGATATGCATCCAGAAAACGTTTAAGCTGTGATGGCCCTAGAACAATTAATGGATCATGTGACACTCCCTTCAACAAATCACGTCTCAGAGTAAGAATCCGAACTAAGCCTACATGATGATCAGCATGGATGTGAGAAATCCAAATGCAAGCAAGATTTCTCACAGCACTTTCCGCACCCTCCATGCCGTATCTGTTCTCAAGGTTTATAAACAGCTGTAtcaatgaaagggaagaaaaaaggaATCATAAAGGTGTGATTTAAAAGATTTTTTGTCATGTTACCTTCTTTTTAGTTGTGCCAGGGTTCCTTCACCACAATCTAGGAGCAAACTTCCATTTGAGAAAAGATTGAAATAAATAGCAGTAACATTGCGATACTTAGAAGGTTGTGATGAACCGGTCCCCAAAAATGTAACCTCTAGTTCGTCTCTTCGTATATTTTCCAGACAACTAGGAACACTATTTTCATCCAGGATTGGCTTGTCAGTCATAACTTTAGAGATAGCACACTCTTTTCTCTCTGCAGGTTTCTGCCACAACTGGCTCACATGTTGGGCTGCATCTGCTATATCTGGACTCTCTAAAAGTAATTCATCAATGACTGCTGATGCTGCCTGTGGACTTGGAACATTTGATCTATCTAATCCAAGATGAGCATGGGGGCGCAGAATAAACTGTTTTAACATGTCAAAATAGTTTTATTACCTAATATAGCTGATAAATAGGTTAAACAACGTACTTTCATTGCATTTCAAAGATAATTAAATACAACATGgtgtaacaagccaaatttactAGGAAGagacaaaaataaaagaaaaaagaaagttaaCACTAGTCTCATTTTAAAGAGCAACttaaaatttaacattaaaaCACAACAAAAAAAGGGCAAATGATTGATATAAAAATAAGATCACAAACAGTATAAGAACTTCAAAtgacataaaatttctttttaccatATAAAAATGAATCATCGCTCCATAGAGATGTTAATGGTGAATCTCCAGAATCTTATCATGTCTGTGaaacttttataaattttagttCTTTAACAAAGAAACTATGGCATGAAACAAACCAATCAACTGAGAAGCAGGGGAAAAAATAGTTAATAATAGTTTAAGGAAAGGCCAGATATCTGCACTAAAACACTAGAAGGAAAAGACTAAAGAATGTGATACAGAATGTAGAACAAAACACTATAGAAACTTTTTGATTACTAGATCCTAATGAGAAACAAAGTAGATAAATAGACAAAAGTTTTCTGCTCGAAAATTTAACCATATTTCAGCAAGAAAGCTTGTATCAAGCTTTAaggaaaacgaaaaaaaaaaatctaataactAGTTAAATGATTAAGTAATTTTCAAAACCAACGCATGGAGAAATAGAAAAGTTTTAGATACCTTTAGGAGATTTTCTGCAAAGATGCCATCACAAAGCTTTGAAGTTGGATCCTGCAAAAACAAGCATAATGAAGTTTACTGTTGTCTCAAattattcaaccacaaccaatcAAATGactaaaatttatcaagcatgTCGGAACATGCCTCACTTAAGAAATTGAAGTCTGATGCAGTACTAATGGGGTGCTGAATAGAAGAAGACATAAGTGGAAATAAATGAGGACATAAGTAATTAAGTCGGGCTGTGATCCTTGCACTTGATTTTAGGATTGGATTCTGCACTTCCTTCCTGCAAACAACATTAATCTTCAAAAAAGGTCAAATAATTTAGGCAAAAATAattctttagaaaaaaaaaaaaaaaaactcacattACATGTCCAGCCATAACATGCTGGGCTGAACTAAATTTTTTCATCCATTTCTTGTAATGAGAACTATTTACAACAGAAGCAGGGCCTAAATGAATAACACAATTGACAATCTTGCCGCTTTGTGATTGATTACTGGAATCTGAATAATAATCATTAAGAGATTGTGTGGAGATAAGTTCTAGTGCATGGGAACTAGTTGGACAGTCAACTATAATCACAATGGGACAAGGGACAGGAGCACCCATTACATCATTTGGATGAACCTAATCGACAACATAAACAATGCACAACGTAAAAAGCAAGAAACAAGTTTCTattagagaagaaaaaaaaaaaaaagaaaaaccgaGCATAATTTATTTCTTCTTAATTTTGAAGAACTCACTGTGATATCTAACAAATCTGACTTGACTGATTTCCCTTGAGTCAATTCCTTATATTTTGTCTTCACTGTTATGCCAAGAGCGTCTGCCTTTTCTTTGTAAAATTTCCCCTTAATCTCATgcaattcacacacatatatcactGACACATCACTTGGCTTCACATCAGAAGCTTTCACACCATTTGGCTGTAAGAGAATGGCTGATATTTTGACATCTTTGAACTTGCTTGCAACTGCTGCAGAGCTGTCTATTTGAAGAGGGCCAGTATGAGAGACGAGATTGGTGTGAACCATGGAATGATGAGGGATGAAGCACTTCATAGCATCAACCAATATGTTGAGATTTGAAGGACCCCAAATGTTAACCTATGAGGAAAACAAGGGAAAACACCTAAGTTAAGATGAAATTCTGGTGACACTGGCAAAATATTTACTAAATATAAATAAGATATTTTAAGTCAATTGGAACTTACAGGCACTCCATCTCCCATGCCAGCCAAAGTCAAAAGCAAAcctacaaagaaaaaaaaataattaacaccTTTCAATCCAGCCAGATAATCACAAATTATCTCTCAAAAGTTGAGACACAAACCTGGAAGTCCACCAACAGTCTCTGAGCAGACACGGGAAAGACATATGTGATCTATCTGAAAAGAATTGATATCATTGGTAGCAATCTAAAGAAATATGTGTACATTAACAAAGCTTAGAAGTATTTATTGATAGCAAAACTCTAATCTGGATAATACCTTTGATAGTTTAATCTTATGTTCAGCACAAAATCGTTGTAAGCCCTGTAATACCAACAAGTAGATTAAGGGATCAAATATAAACGTTTCAGTTCCTTGAGGCTTGAATATCAAGCACCATTTACAACAAAAGTAAAATTATATGGATAAAACTGAGATTATCTAATAATCACACAAACAAAAGTAATTTTTTAATGTCATCATAAGACAAGAATTACCCCTCCGGCATTAAAGATAAACCTTTGTCTGTCAAAGAAAAGTAAAATTGAAGGCATTGTATCATGAGTATCCATTCCAACACCCAAAATCTGTACAAATTAACCAACAAAGAGAAATATTGAAACAAGTCGTGAAACCACAATGTATGGAACAATTTATGTCTCGAAAGGAAAATATTAACAAGTAAAAAAGAAAAGGGACAAATAAAACATCTTCCCAGCATAACTAATTTTAGAATATAAGCTCGAATTGTGAAAACCAGAAAACTAATTTTAACTTAAAAGTTGAACTTTAAACAAATTCACTCTatttaaatctattaaaattcACAATAACAGTGTATCATCTTACAATCTTATAGCATAtattcaaataaataataattacatTACATGTttataataagataaaataattaattagtaTATTATAGCCATAACTGATTATCAAAGTGATTAAAGATAAGTTTCCAGAATGAAACATGATTACCAACCAGTAAACAAGTACACACAGATATATCTATAAACAGAGATTTATAAGAAAGttaaaaagattaaaaatatGAAGAAATACCTGAATATAGGCAGTAGTATTGGTAGAATTAGCAGTATGATGTTTGAGCGGAAATTTTTTCATGACGGTAGGCTTACTACTTCTATCAGTCCCCTTTGCCCTAGCTTCGTTAAACTTAAATTCTTTAGTTTTCACCATTGACAGACAAAGAACAGAGCAACGGCGAAAGCAACCTGAGAAAACTGTATAATCCCTTCCCCGGTAGCAACCAAGACTTTGCTGCTGAGAAACGTGCAACGATATCAGCGGGGACAATTGATGTAAATATAAATATGTTTTTCTTTTccttaaataaaccaaaaataaataaaacttttattttttaagtaaaatataaaaaaaatttaattattttataataaccTGGTATCGATGTGGATACGGGCTTTTTCATTCGGGTTGGGTGGCCCGAGTCCAATAACAAAAATCGGTTCATTCTGTTTTCACTTCCCTCCTTTCGTAGTCCTCACGTGTCCTCCAAAACGTTTCTTCTTTTCCAAGATTTCATTTCTTAATCAAATCATACAGTAAGTTCTCTCTCTGCTCGAATGTACTCTAGTTATAAATCTTTTTAAATCTTTTTTTGAGATTTCACTGTTTGGCAGCAGAAGCTTATCAATGtgtactctgtttctttttctttttttcctttttctgttttgTTTAGGGTAACTTCTAAAATGAATTGTGAAGTATAATAGAGGCAATTACAATAAACTTGGTAGTAATCTGCATTATTAAATTTTCTTATGTGTGAGATGTTGAATATTAGCAATGAATTGCTTGTTTTCCTGGGTTTTGTTTGGATTAGTTTAACAGCTAAAAAGTTTGCTTGAGCTATGTTTGATTAATTGGCTCAGTTGATAGCTAAAAGAAGGGTGAGAACAAGAAAGAACGAGATTAAATTATTTGCTCTTTCTAGTTTTtatgattgattttttttttttttttggctttcaAAGAAATTTCTGAACATGTCATTTCGGTAACTTAGACTTGAATATAGATTTAGAGATGATACAGAAGAGTTTTTGTTTATGTTTTGAATGGATTAGTTTTTGTTTATGTCtggattattttaaattatttgctCATCCTTGTGTAACATTTTACTTAGATTTATGTTAGTTTAGCATAATATATTGTAGCTTTCTTCGCATTGCAAGTGCATATATAATAAGGCATGTTCTTTGAAATTGTATGGATTGCAGGACTTTGCGAACATTGTATGGactttttatgttttgttgtggAACTCTCTTTTTAAGTTCATGAAATAATCAACTATTTTTGGTCTTGAAATTGCACTATTGACCTGTTCAAAGTTGAACAAATAaattatgcaaaaaaaaaaaacccttagaAATTGCA from Gossypium arboreum isolate Shixiya-1 chromosome 1, ASM2569848v2, whole genome shotgun sequence harbors:
- the LOC108480943 gene encoding uncharacterized protein LOC108480943, with the translated sequence MGKTNSSRDWTQIYAIYGMDQWQTLVFLLFHAVFFSLLSVLFLLYFESIFHFFQTFLSSPGAARFAAGFSGGVTAISAVCLFFAAANFFYSAGPLHYDMAQRMVGSVNDWSTVKLALDIGCGRGILLNAVATQLKKTGSSGRVVGLDPSKRTTLSTLRTANVEGVGEYVTCREGDVRSLPFGDNYFDVVVSAVFVHTVGKEYGHRTVEAAAERMRVLGEMVRVLKPGGVGVLWDLLHVPEYVRRLQELKMEDIRVSERVTAFMVSSHMVSFRKPSQHVVGPGEVRLDWRC